TTTGAAACAGTGTCCGGATTATCAACTGGACGCGAACCATACGGGCTGCGGCGTTCGTCGCCGCTTTGTGCCGCCTCTCGACTGCATTGAACGCTTCGTGGGGGATGGTCGAGGCTTACTGGGTATCGATATACGATCctgggatgagaagaagtGGCCACTCGCGTCGGAATCCTGGGCCAATCCGGCTCGCCGTAGGGCATCGGCTGTTGATGTTCGCTTCTCGAAGATCAATGCTGTGCATGCTACGCCTTCAGGCTTGCTACGGCCGAAAACCCAGGAAGAAAATGCTCGGTTACTCTTTACcacgaggagaagaaactgGGAGGCTTGAGTGTTGACAATTTTGTGACGCATGTATAGCAGCGTTCTTGCGCAAATTACTGTCTGCGACGTCATTGCCAACATGACTGTTTCATGACAGTGTACGACAAAATATCATTAGACCGACCTGTGCTACAAAAGTCCCAGTGATTACATcttgcatcacctccacGCCTTGTGAAAATGATACCGCTTTTGAAAATGTGGAGGCTATTAGCTATGCTCATAGATCAATACTAAGGATGAGAGCGGACCAAGGAAGACATCATTTGCTGGGATGTATACATAGCAGATAATAGCACAAACGAGGGAAGGCCGCTCCTTTTCAGCCACTGAAGGTGTATAATACAGTGTCTTGCAGCTACCTATTTTTGTGTATAGCAGGTGTCAGCCTCTTAAGTAGTTTTGCCATACAATGACTTGATCAATAATGTTGCTGGATCTCTGTTCTCTGCCATCGAGTCCAGAATCATGCCCTAATATATCTATCCGTCTATCGTCTACCTTTCTATCTCTATTCATGGCAATAAATGGCAAAAAAATAATGCAAGGATGCTGAAGCGATGaaaacagaaaaagcaaaggcaCGGACGATGGCAATGCAATGCTGTGAAATGAGAGTTGTCCCGGTGCGCCGCTTCCAAAGATCGATGATGAGAAAATCTGGAGCTTTTTCATGTGCAGTGTGCAGCAAGAAAGATTGGTTAACCTGCTTTTGATAATAATGCTCCTGTACCATAATGCGTCTTTCTCTTGTTGGTCCCGAGCCTGATGCGTTCATGTTGATGCGCGTTCGTAGGCCattccttttttcttcctaTTTACTCCTAGTGCTACTCTTTCCAAAATATCGGGTCACCCCAGAAGCATCCCAAGTCAAAGTCAATGTTGTTTTCAGGGGGGAAGAAAGATCCTGTGATTTGACCTGTATCTGCATCGTATGGGAAAAGGTCGTCGAATGTATTGTGACCTGAGACTGATTTATCAGTTTTCAGGAAGTCGAATGGATCGGACGAGGCCAGTTCGAATGGGATCTGTCCAGGCAGAGGGGAGTTTGATTCATTCATGGGTGAGCATGCAATGGCATCTAGCTCGGTGGTTAGATTGTCAGCACTTGTTTTACCCACAGCTGTatcttctgcatcatcaaAATGAGCATCGGGTGTAGCGTCCCTAGCAGTATCGCCTGCGGCGGGAAATTTTTCAATATCGGCACCGACATGCGGTGCAAGACGCCTGGAGAATCCATCACAAAGTCGAAAGGCTCTTCCCGAGGCCTCATCAAAATTTGACATAGCTGACAGCCATTCCAGTGCCTTTTTGGTCGCTTTGGAGACTATTGACGCTTTATCTGGGACATGTTGAGCACGAAAAGTAAGCTCGAGAAGCAGGACAGTAGCCGCTTGCATCAGATAGTGAAGAATGCACCACCAGGGTGACACTTTGTAAAGTAAAGTAGCATCTGCGCTTTCAGGTAGGAGTGTCAGCATGTGACAAGCCGACTCAACACATTCAGCTGCGGTTTTGATACAGAAATCAAAAGTCTTTTGCCCTTGCGAACGAGTTGAGTCCAGACGGCAAAGGCATGGCCTCGTGATGCCAATCTTTGTGCTATAGAACAGAAGAGCAAGGTTCATCCTTTGGCTTGCAGGACACTGCGACGTTTGAGTCGATGTGAAATCGTAAGCACTAGGCAGGTTCATAAACCACGAATCAATCTCAAGCATCAGGCTCTGGATTGTGAATTCTTTGCTTGGCCAAGGAGAATGCATCGCCTCGGGACCATATAATTTGGAAGTCATCCTCTTGTTGATTGAAGTGAGCGTGGAGAGCTGAATGAAATATAATGACATGCAAGGAGGGAGGCTCTTCAGGTACTCTACCATGCTACTTCCTGAAGTTTTCGCGTTGGCTGTTCCGTCGGCTGTTTTAGCATCCAGGGTAGTGCTCAGATCAGATGCGCTTGGACAGACTGGAGAGATCCGGTCCAGCTGGTTCGAGTTGCCTCTTGATGCATCACCTATCATGCGCACCACCTCTTCTTTCTGAAAATCAGGCTCATCGAACGGTACCGGTAAGGGAGTGGTGCATGAGTTATCGACGATACACGACGGCCGTCCCGTCATCGCACTGAGCAAATGATCGAGGGTGTACAAAGACCACCAAACACGGTATCTGATCTCCTTGGAAGTATCTGATGTACAGATTCCCACATTGCGTAGATGCAACCCCAAAGCAAAGGCCCCGCGCATCGCACTGCCAGACAGTTTCCATGCTCTAAAAAGTATGAAAGTTAGTATAGTCACATTCAGCAGTAAATCGTTTCGGTCACTGGTAGGCGACGAGGGCATACCGATTGATGTGGCCAGAGGCCAGTAAATATAAAGATGCCAGTCCTTCAACTTGTAGCTGTTGGAGATCAGGATGACGAAGGAGCTCGTCCTCCAAGCTCAAACTCCTCGCTTTCGAAAAATATATgagatcgtcatcctcgccaCATTTCCACTCCGCATTGGTAATGTGGGCATATTTTGCACCAATGGCGAATATGAGGTTCAGGATCGCCAGCCACTTCTTTCCTGGCTTCACTGGGGGCTGGTTGAAGAATACTTGGAATTGCGATAAGAATGTCGAGATGCCGATGATCGGAAAAGAAGGATGCACTGAGTGTAGATATGCATTGAGAAGTTTGGTAGCAGTGTCTCTTGGAGGAATATCGCTTGCATCGAGCGGCTCAATCGTTGGTAGGTCCAGATCATCGAGGTAGAAGTTTGACGAGGCAACTAACGGGTCGCTTTGGCTATCAGGTCGAGGGGTTAAGGATGGAGATGGCATGCCATTATCGTCGCCCGTATCAGAGGGATTAGAAGGCCAGGATTCACATTCCTGGTTGACTTCTTTACTTAACATTTGGAGCCAAGCAATCACGGAGCTTCTGCCCATGTACCCTGTTGCCCGGGCAGTCTCATCTCTGTTGAAATCCTCCTTGGTGTGGTCTATAAATTTGTTGGGGCCGACAGAGGATTGACGGGAGGGCGGATCAGATCTAGGATTCCATGGGGGCTGCTGTTCTCCAATTGATGTGCTGGGCATGTTTGACTGTACATTGAGCTCCAGTGGTATTTCCTGCCCTTGCTTAGCACTTTGAAGTGACAGAGGGGAGCACTCATACCGCTGCTAGGGCAATGCTCATCAGTCGCTCATCGGAAACCCCCAACCGACTACTCAGCTTTCTGATGACGTCTTCATATGCTTGAACCTTAGCTGACAGGCTCGCTAGTTGCCTTTTGAAGGTTATCATATGTCTCTTTGAAAGGAATGTTATTCCAGCGTTCACCTTTTTGACTTTTCCCTTTTACCATCTGTATAGCAGCAGATGATCCCCGCCTCGCGGCAATTCCGGCATCCGGATTTATCTCCTGTAcattttgtctttctttgcctgCAAGATTCGCATGCCCGCCGTACGTGACGGCGATGAAATCTGCCAGGTGATGTGAACGCAGATTCAGTTCCTTCGGTCAATCTTGGAATAGCCATCTTTCGGCTGCCCAGTCTTTCTGATTCGTTTTCTGACAGCCGTGGGATTGAATTCTCCTGCATGAAGATAAGCCAGCTGGTAGTTTATTGATTGAAAGGTGGAAACTTGCCACTTGAGGCAATTGAGGAAAGCCTTCTGCCTCAGTACAAGGCAACTTGAAAAGATTTGATCGATCTGTCCAAGACTGAAATTGCAACCCACTCATTGTGATTTTCAGGGATTGGCATGAACTTCTGAAGAGAGGATCACATTTCAGTAGCTGCGCTTTGATGGCAGTATATTTTGACAAGTACCTGTCGTCAATACACTTTGAAGGAGGCTCCGAAGGGGTAAGGGCTTCAGGCCGAAAGCATTATGTCATTTCTACCTAACAGAGTTAGTTAAGATCTCCCAGAAGCGCCAGGCGtgtagcagcagcagcgagtcCTAGGCGTTTCTTTGTCGGTGCTTCAAAGAATGAAAGGTAGATGACCAGATAACAAGCATCTGTCAGTTGTCTTTGGAGAAGGCATTGATCAAAGCAGCAAGAGAAGATATTATCCAAATCACGTCTCCCCCATATTCCGAGAACTCAGACCGGGATTTAGGTGCGAGGTGGAGAACATCCCCGTACTCTGAAAAAGTAGGAAGAATGTCCCTTATCATGGTTGTTGGAGCCCAAATCTGGTAGATCTAGACCAACGCACGAAAGTGAGTACAGCACCTTGGAAATCCAATCAACATTTTGCTCAACCACATCAGTCTGGATTGCAATGTGGCAACCATAAGGTAGAGACAAGAATCGGACTCAGCATTGCCTCCTACGCCTCATACGATCAACGGGTTGACTTCAAGCTATGTCCTCAATAGGAGGGAGgctccagctcctcatcaCGCATGTTGTCGCTCAGCAGGCATCTAGCTGGTGGTTGCCACTTCTCTTTGCATGGAGGTGTATATGTGTCCCCTGATAGTCGGGAAGTCTGGAACGTTCGCTGGACCAACAAGTTGAGGTCTCGCCTGATCTTTTGCCCCTGTCTGTCCGTGGCCGATGGAGCCAAAAACGTTAGTAAGCCGTCTATTGGATGGTAGGTAGTGTCGAATGTTGAGTTTCGATCGGAGAGGGCCGAAAAGGTTGGCAGCCGATTACGGTTGAGACTAACTCTCGCGAAATAGAAAAGAGCTTATCGTTGCTAGACGGCGGCCATGTCCCATCGAGAACTGGGGGTGGTTGCGTAGCTGTTGTGTTACGACATTATTGCCCCCACCGTGCTTGTCAACTTGACGTTGGGGAGTCATTGCGCGATGGTCATGAGGAAATGGATCACAGGTCCCCTGGTTCCTGCCATGGAGGACTGTCTAATAATGAGCCCTTGAAAGTCTGATGACGGTCAATGTCGGAAGAGTGTGAAGAAACTCACAGAAAAGTCGAGATACACAAGAGAGAGCGTATCACAAGGACCACGCCTGGCATGACACTGGCTGTCAATTAGTGTGTCCATGTGTCCTTAAAATCATTCCGTGGACCAATTTTCTCCAATTTGAGCCTGTTGCGCCAAGGCTTGCAGGAGTATGGTTGAACTCGAGAGAATTATAATACTGACGTCTGTCAAATGATCAAACATCGACGACATTGTTCAACTGGACAAGGGTCATTGTCAGAGATACGAAAGGTTGTTAGAACGGTAGGCTCAGAAAGGTAGGAAGCAACAAGCTATGAACTAAACGCGTATACTTTTTCTCCCGATAGTGTTCACCAGAAGGAAGCAGTGGTGTGAACCAGGCATTACTGAATTGGTAGTTAGGTAGTGTAGAAGATGCCAACAGCACACACAACTAATTAGTTGTAGCCAAGCACCCCGCGTCATTATGTAAGTTAGAGCTTTGGGAGGTCAGACGAGCAAGCTCCTGATTTACCTGAATCGGATCTCATTTCCAGTTGTAATGTCATAGTATTTGGGATAGATAGGTAAGTCGATAAAAAAAGATGTTCCGATAGCGAACAAAGAAAACGAGGTGATTCAAAGGCGATCCGAACGTCATTAGTAAGGTACTCTATACAATTCGGAATGAACAGTGATTATTCGATAACGTAACCCTCCGCAATGCTTCTCACATCTTTTGAGAATCCTGT
The DNA window shown above is from Aspergillus fumigatus Af293 chromosome 1, whole genome shotgun sequence and carries:
- a CDS encoding CeGAL family transcription factor, with protein sequence MAIPRLTEGTESAFTSPGRFHRRHVRRACESCRQRKTKCTGDKSGCRNCREAGIICCYTDGKREKSKRQLASLSAKVQAYEDVIRKLSSRLGVSDERLMSIALAAEIPLELNVQSNMPSTSIGEQQPPWNPRSDPPSRQSSVGPNKFIDHTKEDFNRDETARATGYMGRSSVIAWLQMLSKEVNQECESWPSNPSDTGDDNGMPSPSLTPRPDSQSDPLVASSNFYLDDLDLPTIEPLDASDIPPRDTATKLLNAYLHSVHPSFPIIGISTFLSQFQVFFNQPPVKPGKKWLAILNLIFAIGAKYAHITNAEWKCGEDDDLIYFSKARSLSLEDELLRHPDLQQLQVEGLASLYLLASGHINRAWKLSGSAMRGAFALGLHLRNVGICTSDTSKEIRYRVWWSLYTLDHLLSAMTGRPSCIVDNSCTTPLPVPFDEPDFQKEEVVRMIGDASRGNSNQLDRISPVCPSASDLSTTLDAKTADGTANAKTSGSSMVEYLKSLPPCMSLYFIQLSTLTSINKRMTSKLYGPEAMHSPWPSKEFTIQSLMLEIDSWFMNLPSAYDFTSTQTSQCPASQRMNLALLFYSTKIGITRPCLCRLDSTRSQGQKTFDFCIKTAAECVESACHMLTLLPESADATLLYKVSPWWCILHYLMQAATVLLLELTFRAQHVPDKASIVSKATKKALEWLSAMSNFDEASGRAFRLCDGFSRRLAPHVGADIEKFPAAGDTARDATPDAHFDDAEDTAVGKTSADNLTTELDAIACSPMNESNSPLPGQIPFELASSDPFDFLKTDKSVSGHNTFDDLFPYDADTGQITGSFFPPENNIDFDLGCFWGDPIFWKE